GATGTGGCCGTTACGGAGGAGTTGAGTGACATTCAGACACAACTTAGGCAGCTCAAGGACCAAGGTAACGAGAGTGAGGAGAAAGTGGTTAAGCTTAAGGAGACAGTTTGTGAGCTAGCTAAGAAGAATTCAGGGGTTACCACGGGCTTCCACTTGCTTTGTTGTTTAATTGGTGGTCTCGTAATAGCTCTCCTGCTTATGTGTCTGCCGGGTTAGTTCTATACTTGTGCTTGTGCTTAGTGTTTCTTAAGTTATTTAAAAGCTTTTAACTGTTTCGTGTAATGTGTGATCAGGGGCAGGGTCCAAAGCTTGAAGCGGGAGTGTCTCACCTCGACACTGTGTATATAAAAGGTACTAACTGTAACAACTTCCATCTTTCTTGTTGTTTTTGATAAGTATAGTTACCAAGTAACTACTCGGATTTGATAACTTGAAATGTTTTAAGAgttgaaaaattaaatgaaaaatgttTTCTATCTTCCTAACCTCTCCGATTTGATTGGTgttaaatgataattttaaatgCTAGTGAATTTCTATCTACCTTTCTTTAACTTGTGTGtacttgaaaactttaaatcCTCTACTTAAAGGCTCTGTGTTAGTAGTTGAGTAACACAGAGTTATATCTAGTAAACCATGGATACCCCTAGTTTTGTTAACCTCCTCAATAGCCAAAATCCCGTTGATCTTGATGCACCTGAACATGTTTGGATGAGTAGCCAGAGTTCAAATGTTAAGGAGAGGCGTAAGTGGTCTCCCAAAGAGGATAAAATCCTGATTGGGGCTTGGCTTAACACAAGCAAAGACGCTGTGGTGAGCAATGAGCAGAAAGCTGACGCTTTCTGGAAGAGAATCGTTGATTACTACAATGCAAGCCCTCTCTTGGTTGGGACAGCACCTAGGGAGCTCGGTCAGTGCAAGCAGCGGTGGGCGAGGATTAACGAGGGCGTCTGTAAGTTCGTTGGCTGCTACGACGCGGCTCTGAGGTGCCAGAGTAGTGGTCAAAACGAGGATGACGTGATGAAAGCTGCCTTGGACTTCTACTACAACGACCACTCCATCAAGTTCAACCTCGAACATGCTTGGAGGGAGCTCCGGCATGACAGTAAATGGTGCTCAACCTATCTGCCTAAGGAGGGGCCTAAGGAGAAGCGCAAGCAAGTGTTGGAGGTTGATGGAGATGAGGAAGTGAGAGAACCTGAAGCAAGACCTATCGGGGTAAAGGCTGCAAAAGCTGTtctaaagaggaagaagagcagTAAGGAACTTGAGTTGTCAAAGTTAGAGGCCCTGTTTGAAATAAAACAGAAACTCTCTAACCAAAAAATCCTAGAACGTTTGATAGCCAAACAAGACCCCCTCTCTGAGATGGAAACATCACTTAAAAACAAACTAATGTCTGAGATGTTACAGTAAGGTATGTTTATAGTTTTGAATATAATTTCACTTGCAGGGTCACGGGTGCATTTTAGACTTGTCACATTTTGAGGACATGTGAAGCCAGCTCACGGGTGAAGTAAGCTCACGGGTTCCTCTGTCATGACTTGTCCTTTCATCTCTAATTTGGCCTTATGTACTTCTATAAGTTGGCGTAAAGCCTCGGTTTAGGTAGCACTTGTAGTTCACTTGTTTCTTTAGCTTTCTGTGTACTTGAAAACCGTTGTATTGGCGTGAAGCCTCGGCTTGTATTGACATAACTCCAGCACTTTGTATCAGTTGTAAGCAGGTACTTGTTTCTTTGTTATCTATGTATGGCTTGTGGTTCTTTCGGATTGTATTAATGTGATCAGCTTCGTGTATCGCTTGtgaattttaaacaaatttaaataaaaaaaaattacaaagcaTATGGAACTCACTTGagaattttaaacaatttaaaaaaaaaaattgcaaagcATATGGAACTCACTTGagaattttaaacaattttaaaaaaaaaattacaaagcaTATGTCTTCACttgtgaattttttaaaaaaaatttttacaaAGAATATGTCTTCACTTGtgaattttaaacaattttttaaaaatatatacaacatTTTAGCAAACTATTTAGATAACAGAAGTCTTCACTTGTAAAATTTACAACACAagtgtttttttaaacaaaaaattaattaacaatcttCATTTTCAGTGAAGGATTACGaagtaaacacacaaaatgtcatcatcttcatccgaCGAACTCGAAGAAAGACTAGAAGAAGTTTTTGACGACATTTTGGAGGACACATACAACAACATAGTGGATTCCCATCACAATAACCCAGTTAGACGTCTTTATATAGAACGCGATCGAGAAACGGGACACGaacgtttatggaatgattactTCTGCGAGAATTCGACTTTTCCCCCCAACTTATTCAGACGTCGTTTCCGCATGAACAAAGACTTATTCATGCATATTGTCCATCGCCTTTCAGAGGACGTCCCTTTCTTTCGTCAGTCAAGAGATGCAACCGGGAGGCCCGGTCTTTCTCCACTACAAAAATGTACGGCTGCTATTCGTCTCCTCGCTTATGGTTCTGCAGCTGACGCAGTTGACGAGTATCTTCGACTTGGTGAATCCACGGCACTTTTGTGTTTACATAAGTTCACAGAAAACATAATACGGttatttggagatgagtatctacgaagacCAACTCcagaggatcttcaacgactacttGATATTGGAGAGATACGCGGCTTTCCTGGAATggtaggaagcatcgattgtatgcattgggagtggaaaaattgtCCAACCTCTTGGAAAGGACAATACACACGTGGATCCGGAAAACCGACAATTGTCTTGGAGGCAgtagcttcacaagatctttggatatggcacgctttTTTTGGTTCTCCAGGTACTTTGAACGATATTAACGTCCTTGAtcgatcacctgtttttgatgacattttacaaggtcgagcacCAAGAGTTCAGTACGTGGTCAACGGACACCAGTATGATTTGGCGTACTACCTCACAGACGGcatatatccaaaatggtcaacatttatccaatctatctcCCTCCCGCAAGGTCCTAAAGCAGAGTTATTTGCTAAATGTCAAGAAGCGACTCGAAAAGATGTTgagcgggcttttggagttttgcaagctcgatttgcgatTGTGAAAAACCCGGCTCTTACATTAGACAAGACTAAAgttgggaagattatgagagcatgtatcatactacacaatatgatagtcgaaTATGAACGAGACGGATACACTCAGTACAATATATCTGAgtttgaagaaggagatggaagcaGAAGTTCTCAGGTAGATATGTCCTACAGTACCGAGACGTCTACAAATCTCGATAATATGGTTGGCATTCGGACTCATGTTCGCGATAGGCGTATACATGAACAACTAAAAAACGATTTAATCGAAAATGTTTGGAACAAATTTGGTGatcaaaattaataattgttgTATGTTTCTTTTAATCATGAAATCAgtaattattgtatttttatatttttttatgcaataatttttttttttcaatttttaaaaaaatatattattattttattcctaaGGACTTCTGATTGGAT
This Brassica napus cultivar Da-Ae chromosome C6, Da-Ae, whole genome shotgun sequence DNA region includes the following protein-coding sequences:
- the LOC111207144 gene encoding glutathione S-transferase T2-like isoform X2, whose translation is MDTPSFVNLLNSQNPVDLDAPEHVWMSSQSSNVKERRKWSPKEDKILIGAWLNTSKDAVVSNEQKADAFWKRIVDYYNASPLLVGTAPRELGQCKQRWARINEGVCKFVGCYDAALRCQSSGQNEDDVMKAALDFYYNDHSIKFNLEHAWRELRHDSKWCSTYLPKEGPKEKRKQVLEVDGDEEVREPEARPIGVKAAKAVLKRKKSSKELELSKLEALFEIKQKLSNQKILERLIAKQDPLSEMETSLKNKLMSEMLQ
- the LOC111207144 gene encoding putative nuclease HARBI1 isoform X1 translates to MSSSSSDELEERLEEVFDDILEDTYNNIVDSHHNNPVRRLYIERDRETGHERLWNDYFCENSTFPPNLFRRRFRMNKDLFMHIVHRLSEDVPFFRQSRDATGRPGLSPLQKCTAAIRLLAYGSAADAVDEYLRLGESTALLCLHKFTENIIRLFGDEYLRRPTPEDLQRLLDIGEIRGFPGMVGSIDCMHWEWKNCPTSWKGQYTRGSGKPTIVLEAVASQDLWIWHAFFGSPGTLNDINVLDRSPVFDDILQGRAPRVQYVVNGHQYDLAYYLTDGIYPKWSTFIQSISLPQGPKAELFAKCQEATRKDVERAFGVLQARFAIVKNPALTLDKTKVGKIMRACIILHNMIVEYERDGYTQYNISEFEEGDGSRSSQVDMSYSTETSTNLDNMVGIRTHVRDRRIHEQLKNDLIENVWNKFGDQN